The genomic stretch GGCATCGTCTCCAGGGATGGGCTCGTACGCCGGATTGTGAGGCACCAGCCACACCTTGCCGTCACGGGGCCGATAGGTCTTGACGGTCGCCTCGCCGTCGATCATCGCCGAGACGATCTCCCCCGACTCCGCCTCGGGCTGCTGGCGCACGACCACCCAGTCGCCGTCGCAGATGGCCGCCTCCACCATGGAGTCGCCTCGGACGCGGAGCAGGAAGAGCTCACCCTCGCCGACGAGCTGGCGCGGCAGCGGCATGATCTCCTCGACCGACTGCTCGGCCAGGATCGGGCCACCGGCCGCGATCCGGCCCACCACCGGCACGAACGCGGGGGCCGGGCGGTCCTCGCCGCTGTCGGTCTCGTCGTAGGCCGGCACTCCCGCCAGGGGCCGCCGGGTGGACGTGGACGGTGCGAGCACCTCGAGCGCCCGGGGCCGGTTGGGGTCGCGGCGGATGAAGCCCTTGGTCTCCAGGACCCTTAGCTGGTGGGCGACCGACGAGGACGACGTCAGCCCTACGAGGTCACCGATCTCACGCATCGCCGGGGGATAACCGCGCGTCTCCACCGAGTCGCGGATCACCTCGAGGATGCGTCGCTGGCGTGGAGTGAGCCCGGTCGCGTCGGGTGGTCCGTCGGGGAGCTCCCGGACGGTCGCCGTCGGGGACTCGGTCGCTGTGTTTTTCCGCTTGGGCATAGCGGCTGTCTCCTTCCACAGATTTCGGGTCGCGACTCTGCCGACCCTCGGAAGTGAGCCTAGAGCCTGGTCAGAGCACTTTCAAACATCTGTTCGACGCGTGTCGCGATTGTTTTACGAAACCACGAAACACCAGGTAAGGGAGCGTCCGGACAGCCGCGTCGAACGTGTTTTCGAGCGAACTCTGGTGCTTGTCGGTGGGCTGGTGTAGAAATCCATCAGTAAGTACGTCGAACAGTCGTTCGAGCGCCGATGCCGGAAGTGGAGACGCGGACGTGTGAAGCGGAAGCGGCCGGCGCCGACACGGCGGAGGGCGACGACGTGACGGAAGTGAATCGGTGTTCGTGGGAGGTCGGACGATGAGCAACAGCGCGTCGGTGGTCTATCTCGAGGACTTCGTGTCCCGTCGGGCCGGCGGTGCTCCCGAGCGCGGCCGCCGGCACCTCAGTCCGGTCGCGCCACCGGTGGACCCGGGCGCCGGCCGTGCCGATGGCGTGCGGCGTGACGGCGTCCCGTCCCGCGGCGTCCACCCGTTCCTCCGCGTTCCGCACGAGGGGATGGGCGGGGCTCGGGCGGAGGTTCCTGCCGTCCCTCACGTCGATCCGCGCGAGGTGGCGCCCGGGCAGGTGCGCCCCACCCGGCGGTCGCCGGCCGATCGCCGACGTCCCCCGCGACCGCGGGGCGTCCGGTCGTGCGTGCTTCCGGACGACGGGCGGGACGGCGCCTCCACTCTGCGCCTGACCCGGCGGGGCCGGCTGGCGCTGACCACGCTGACGGCCATGGCGGCGCTGGCGTTCGTTGCCGTCCTCGGGCTCCTGGCGCAGGCCGCGTT from Actinopolymorpha sp. NPDC004070 encodes the following:
- the lexA gene encoding transcriptional repressor LexA, which translates into the protein MPKRKNTATESPTATVRELPDGPPDATGLTPRQRRILEVIRDSVETRGYPPAMREIGDLVGLTSSSSVAHQLRVLETKGFIRRDPNRPRALEVLAPSTSTRRPLAGVPAYDETDSGEDRPAPAFVPVVGRIAAGGPILAEQSVEEIMPLPRQLVGEGELFLLRVRGDSMVEAAICDGDWVVVRQQPEAESGEIVSAMIDGEATVKTYRPRDGKVWLVPHNPAYEPIPGDDAVILGKVVAVLRRV
- a CDS encoding LysM domain-containing protein encodes the protein MSNSASVVYLEDFVSRRAGGAPERGRRHLSPVAPPVDPGAGRADGVRRDGVPSRGVHPFLRVPHEGMGGARAEVPAVPHVDPREVAPGQVRPTRRSPADRRRPPRPRGVRSCVLPDDGRDGASTLRLTRRGRLALTTLTAMAALAFVAVLGLLAQAAFDAAAGGAERPTATTTITVEPGETMWGIATQLTPGADPRATVDEIARLNDLSRAGDLRAGQRLIVPVQAR